A portion of the Oxynema aestuarii AP17 genome contains these proteins:
- the argJ gene encoding bifunctional ornithine acetyltransferase/N-acetylglutamate synthase, whose translation MTDWQEISGGVTAPRGYRAAGITAGLKPSGAPDLALIYSEVEAIAAGVFTTSQVRAACVDYCRDRLKAKASARAILCNAGQANAGTGELGWADAIESAELIGRELSLSPQSILLASTGVIGQRIRMDAMRSGIPQLVAAASEQGNDAAAQAICTTDLVPKTIALETTLEGRPVRMGGIAKGSGMIHPNMATMLAFVTCDATVSPHLWQDMLKRAADRSFNQVTVDGDTSTNDTLIALANGQSRTAAIVEPGPAADRLEAMLTAVCQHLAKAIARDGEGATCLLEIQVTGAPDDKAARQVARTIAGSSLVKSAIFGRDPNWGRIAAAAGRAGVRFDSAHLRIELGEFLMMDNGQPLNFDRDAASAYMKQAAAGEYLKTDTVLIRVDLGSGSGSGVAWGCDLSYDYVKINAEYTT comes from the coding sequence ATGACAGACTGGCAGGAAATATCGGGAGGGGTGACGGCACCGAGAGGTTACCGTGCTGCGGGGATTACCGCAGGGTTGAAACCGTCAGGGGCGCCGGATTTAGCCTTAATTTATTCAGAAGTAGAAGCGATCGCCGCCGGAGTATTTACCACGTCTCAGGTACGCGCCGCTTGCGTGGACTATTGCCGCGATCGCCTCAAAGCAAAAGCAAGCGCCCGAGCGATTTTGTGCAATGCGGGACAGGCGAATGCGGGAACGGGAGAACTCGGCTGGGCCGACGCGATCGAATCTGCCGAATTGATCGGACGAGAACTGTCTCTCTCTCCTCAATCCATTCTGCTCGCTTCCACCGGAGTGATCGGACAGCGCATCCGCATGGATGCCATGCGATCGGGCATTCCCCAGCTCGTCGCCGCCGCCTCCGAACAAGGCAACGATGCCGCAGCGCAGGCGATCTGCACCACCGATTTAGTCCCGAAAACGATCGCCCTAGAAACCACGTTAGAAGGGCGTCCGGTCAGAATGGGCGGCATTGCCAAAGGATCGGGCATGATTCACCCGAATATGGCGACGATGTTAGCCTTTGTCACCTGTGACGCCACGGTTTCCCCCCATCTCTGGCAGGACATGCTCAAACGCGCTGCCGATCGCAGTTTCAATCAGGTCACCGTTGACGGCGATACCAGCACCAACGATACCCTGATTGCTTTAGCCAACGGTCAGTCCCGCACGGCGGCGATCGTCGAACCCGGTCCGGCAGCCGATCGCCTAGAAGCCATGCTCACCGCCGTTTGTCAGCATCTTGCCAAGGCGATCGCCCGCGACGGCGAAGGCGCCACCTGCTTGCTGGAAATCCAAGTGACAGGCGCCCCGGACGACAAAGCAGCCCGTCAAGTCGCCCGCACGATCGCCGGATCCTCCCTCGTCAAATCCGCCATCTTCGGACGCGATCCCAATTGGGGACGGATTGCCGCCGCCGCAGGTCGGGCCGGAGTGCGCTTCGACAGCGCCCACTTACGCATCGAACTCGGCGAGTTCTTGATGATGGACAACGGTCAACCCCTCAATTTCGATCGCGACGCCGCCAGCGCCTACATGAAACAAGCGGCAGCCGGAGAATATCTCAAAACCGATACGGTCTTAATCCGGGTTGACTTGGGAAGCGGATCCGGTTCTGGGGTCGCGTGGGGCTGCGATCTCAGTTACGACTACGTCAAAATTAATGCGGAGTACACGACCTAA
- the hemH gene encoding ferrochelatase gives MGRVGVLLLNLGGPEQLEDVRPFLYNLFSDPEIIRLPFRWLQRPLAWLISSLRTQKSEDNYREIGGGSPLRRITEEQAIALQDNLQQDGHEAQVYIGMRYWHPFTEEALERIKRDRVEELVILPLYPQFSISTSGSSFRLLEKLWQEDPYFERVKYTVIPSWYKRQGYLNAMAQLIAQELDRFDNPDGVHIFFSAHGVPSSYVEEAGDPYQREIEECTELILRTLNRPNEHTLAYQSRVGPVEWIKPYTEEALVELGDRGVKDLLVVPISFVSEHIETLQEIDIEYRELAEEAGIDNFQRVPALNTHPVFIEDLAAMTLEALDGPSLKFEDVMRPEENFKMYPQERWEWGMTTAAEVWNGRLAMIGFIALLIELISGHGPLHYVGLL, from the coding sequence ATGGGCCGTGTTGGGGTATTGCTCCTTAATTTGGGAGGACCGGAACAGCTAGAAGATGTCCGTCCTTTTCTTTATAATCTTTTTTCCGATCCAGAAATTATTCGGTTGCCGTTTCGCTGGTTGCAGCGTCCCCTAGCATGGCTGATTTCGAGCCTGCGAACGCAGAAGTCGGAGGACAATTATCGCGAAATTGGCGGCGGTTCTCCCCTGCGACGGATTACGGAAGAACAGGCGATCGCCCTTCAAGACAATCTGCAACAGGACGGACACGAAGCGCAAGTTTATATCGGGATGCGCTACTGGCACCCATTCACCGAGGAAGCGCTCGAACGGATCAAGCGCGATCGGGTCGAAGAACTGGTCATTTTGCCGCTTTACCCGCAATTTTCTATCAGTACGAGCGGGTCGAGTTTCCGTCTTCTTGAAAAGTTATGGCAAGAAGACCCCTATTTCGAGCGGGTGAAATATACGGTCATTCCCTCGTGGTACAAGCGCCAGGGCTATCTCAACGCGATGGCGCAGTTGATCGCCCAAGAACTCGATCGCTTTGACAATCCCGATGGGGTGCATATTTTCTTCAGCGCTCACGGCGTCCCCTCGAGCTACGTGGAGGAAGCGGGCGACCCCTACCAGCGCGAGATCGAAGAATGTACCGAGCTGATTTTACGCACTCTGAACCGACCGAACGAACATACCCTCGCCTATCAAAGTCGGGTCGGTCCGGTGGAATGGATCAAACCCTATACGGAAGAGGCCCTAGTGGAACTCGGCGATCGCGGGGTGAAGGATTTACTGGTGGTGCCGATTAGTTTCGTCTCGGAACATATCGAAACGTTGCAAGAAATCGATATCGAATATCGCGAACTCGCCGAAGAAGCGGGGATCGATAATTTTCAGCGCGTCCCGGCGCTCAATACCCATCCGGTGTTTATCGAAGATCTCGCGGCGATGACCCTCGAAGCCCTTGACGGGCCGAGTCTGAAGTTTGAGGACGTGATGCGTCCGGAAGAGAATTTCAAGATGTACCCGCAAGAACGTTGGGAATGGGGAATGACGACGGCGGCGGAAGTCTGGAACGGACGCTTGGCGATGATTGGCTTTATTGCTTTGTTAATCGAGTTGATTAGCGGTCACGGTCCTCTGCACTATGTGGGCTTGCTTTGA
- a CDS encoding DUF4126 domain-containing protein, with the protein MIALLAALSASAAGGLRIALPLLLIGLLQSDTLWARVPLLSRFSPEVTLGVLVSWSLFELFASKQLWGQRLLQLVQLILSPLVGAIMGMAIATATTTEASDIPEISIAIVGIVGGLLALVLQLVQVGWFYRLGKLPLWVILSQDGLCVALVLLAFDSPKEGGTIALLLLWLAIRSSQEWYKWYLNRPRGQHPTHKPD; encoded by the coding sequence ATGATCGCACTGCTTGCGGCACTCTCCGCCTCGGCTGCCGGGGGGTTGAGAATTGCCTTACCCCTACTCTTAATCGGTTTGTTACAAAGCGATACACTGTGGGCGAGGGTTCCCCTACTGTCTCGGTTTTCCCCGGAAGTCACCCTCGGCGTCCTCGTCAGTTGGTCGTTGTTCGAGTTATTCGCCTCCAAACAACTGTGGGGTCAGCGCCTCTTACAACTGGTTCAACTGATCTTGAGTCCCCTCGTCGGCGCGATCATGGGGATGGCGATCGCCACCGCCACCACCACCGAAGCCAGCGACATCCCCGAAATCTCGATCGCGATCGTCGGGATCGTCGGTGGATTGCTCGCCCTCGTCCTCCAACTCGTTCAAGTCGGTTGGTTCTACCGACTCGGAAAACTGCCCCTGTGGGTCATCCTGTCCCAAGACGGTCTTTGCGTCGCCCTCGTCCTGCTCGCCTTCGATTCCCCCAAAGAAGGCGGCACGATCGCCCTACTCCTCCTGTGGCTGGCGATTCGCAGCTCCCAAGAATGGTACAAATGGTATCTCAACCGACCTCGGGGCCAACACCCCACCCACAAACCGGACTGA
- a CDS encoding OmpA family protein, producing MALPKNTSVERKHDKNLGRSAPRDIRDPAAQPDDAIDTLRDLLLELLNGDPRHRPGGEAHSEAKGLQVQAPESEELGASNALPLANESIPPVASLELQSETTGEESTSEKSNPAIASDDDAVVNSGEVDQSHSTLGPDSETEAEPAVEPVVETVAEPVAEPAAQIQREPETEVSSQQAILEGLSALLLGSEADLADDRPPGPTQLSEVELSSEVKLVPEATAKPYPTTETTEDEEDVTATPELKFGLEKGVESESTAIVARSSPSSSMQSAENGDDPLQDLQTLLFGTKLSEIERVQQLLGTYDLASLNELLLRVEEHLKNLESQIYEPQKLINLLLPLITEILNRKVAESKEDVAQALVPIIDEVIKNRSLQNRVAMSEAIATVLPGAIARQIRDSPEEVAKAIGPEMAAAIREQIRLDRDSIAKVLAPEMGRTIKEQIRVERDAMVDALYPVIGNTISKYMAEAIRTINEKVSNALSMEGIQRKIRATAQGVSEAELILQESIPFIVPAIFLIHKGSGLVIAEVQQSGSQRLESEMVAGMLTAIRSFVNDCIVQTGDTTELNQIEYGDSQIAIEVAGYCYLAVVIQGVPSKKFIEKIRRTLATIILEYGEEVEGFDGDPETVPHPIEQLLADLMTSEASKKPIEPYALMALCGAIAALVAIPWGIHEYRDRLDRQVERQAIAALSGTPELAVYRLEVDADRDRVTLDGKLPNEPLRERAGAIAAEAVGDRAIDNQIIAVDVPPDPVLVRAEVERVTAVLNQIEGVEITSRYDERQVSVKGTVRAIADVDKITEAMRQIPGVQSVVSAIEFDPLEISTRIYFEPGSFALKSSYQETLARIKGILDEYPRQHLRLVGHSDRTGNPQKNQQLALKRAQVVREALIRQGVAGQRLHAIGKSEGPVDVESNQPLLLSRVVVFELMASGSEK from the coding sequence ATGGCTCTACCGAAGAATACATCAGTTGAGAGGAAGCACGACAAAAATCTTGGGCGTAGTGCCCCGAGGGACATTAGGGATCCAGCCGCACAGCCGGACGACGCGATCGATACGTTACGAGATTTATTGTTAGAACTGCTCAACGGCGACCCTCGGCATCGACCGGGAGGCGAGGCCCACTCCGAAGCCAAAGGGCTGCAAGTACAAGCGCCCGAGTCGGAGGAGTTAGGTGCATCGAATGCCTTGCCCCTCGCCAACGAATCCATCCCCCCTGTAGCATCCCTCGAACTGCAATCCGAGACGACAGGGGAGGAGTCTACTTCGGAAAAGAGCAACCCCGCGATCGCCTCGGACGATGACGCGGTCGTTAACTCCGGCGAAGTTGACCAGTCCCACTCAACCCTAGGGCCAGACAGCGAAACTGAAGCAGAACCAGCAGTAGAACCAGTAGTAGAAACAGTAGCAGAACCAGTAGCAGAACCAGCAGCACAAATCCAACGAGAACCAGAAACGGAAGTTTCTTCACAACAGGCGATTCTCGAAGGTTTAAGCGCTCTCCTCTTAGGTTCAGAGGCCGATCTCGCCGACGATCGCCCCCCCGGACCGACCCAACTCTCGGAGGTGGAGTTATCGTCTGAGGTCAAGCTCGTTCCAGAAGCGACAGCCAAGCCGTATCCCACCACAGAAACGACCGAGGACGAGGAGGACGTCACGGCAACCCCCGAGTTGAAATTTGGCCTAGAAAAGGGAGTAGAGAGCGAATCGACGGCGATCGTAGCGCGATCGTCGCCTTCGTCGTCGATGCAGTCTGCCGAGAACGGGGACGATCCTTTACAAGACTTGCAAACGCTCTTGTTCGGAACGAAGTTATCCGAAATCGAGCGCGTGCAGCAATTGTTAGGAACTTATGACTTGGCGAGTTTGAACGAGCTGCTGTTGCGGGTCGAAGAACACTTAAAAAATCTCGAAAGCCAGATTTACGAGCCCCAAAAACTGATTAACTTGTTGTTGCCGTTGATTACGGAAATCCTCAATCGCAAAGTTGCCGAATCGAAAGAGGATGTGGCTCAAGCGTTGGTTCCGATTATCGACGAAGTGATTAAAAACCGATCGCTCCAAAACCGGGTAGCGATGAGCGAGGCGATCGCCACCGTACTTCCCGGGGCGATCGCCCGGCAAATCCGCGATTCTCCCGAGGAAGTCGCCAAGGCGATCGGGCCGGAAATGGCGGCGGCCATTCGGGAGCAAATTCGGCTCGATCGCGACTCGATCGCCAAAGTGCTGGCGCCGGAAATGGGACGCACGATCAAAGAACAGATCCGCGTCGAACGCGATGCGATGGTCGATGCTCTCTATCCGGTGATCGGCAACACGATTTCTAAATATATGGCCGAGGCGATTCGCACGATTAACGAAAAAGTGTCCAACGCCTTGAGCATGGAAGGGATCCAGCGCAAAATCCGTGCCACGGCTCAAGGGGTGAGCGAAGCCGAGTTAATTTTGCAAGAATCGATACCGTTTATCGTCCCGGCGATCTTTTTGATCCATAAAGGTTCGGGATTGGTGATTGCCGAAGTCCAACAATCGGGCAGTCAGCGCCTGGAATCGGAGATGGTCGCCGGGATGCTGACGGCGATTCGCAGTTTTGTCAACGACTGTATCGTACAGACTGGGGACACCACCGAACTCAACCAGATCGAATATGGCGACTCGCAGATCGCGATCGAAGTCGCGGGATACTGTTATCTGGCGGTGGTGATTCAAGGGGTTCCCTCGAAGAAATTTATCGAGAAAATTCGCCGTACCCTCGCAACGATTATTCTCGAATACGGGGAGGAAGTTGAGGGATTCGACGGGGATCCCGAAACCGTTCCCCATCCGATCGAACAGCTTTTAGCGGATTTGATGACCAGCGAAGCGAGTAAAAAGCCCATCGAACCTTACGCACTGATGGCATTGTGTGGGGCGATCGCCGCTTTGGTGGCGATTCCTTGGGGAATTCACGAGTATCGCGATCGTCTAGACCGTCAGGTAGAACGACAAGCGATCGCGGCGTTATCGGGGACGCCGGAATTGGCGGTGTATCGGCTGGAAGTGGACGCCGATCGCGATCGGGTCACCCTCGATGGCAAGTTGCCGAACGAACCGCTACGGGAACGAGCGGGGGCGATCGCCGCCGAAGCAGTGGGCGATCGCGCGATCGACAATCAAATTATCGCCGTTGACGTGCCGCCGGATCCGGTGTTAGTCCGGGCGGAAGTCGAACGGGTGACGGCGGTTCTCAATCAGATTGAAGGGGTTGAAATTACTAGCCGTTATGACGAGCGCCAAGTGAGTGTGAAGGGAACCGTGCGCGCGATCGCCGACGTGGATAAAATTACGGAAGCGATGCGCCAAATTCCCGGGGTGCAGTCGGTCGTCAGCGCGATCGAGTTCGACCCGTTGGAAATCTCGACGCGGATTTATTTTGAACCGGGTTCTTTTGCACTCAAGTCTTCTTATCAAGAAACTCTGGCTCGGATTAAAGGCATTCTCGACGAATATCCCCGGCAACATCTGCGTCTGGTCGGTCACAGCGATCGCACCGGAAATCCGCAGAAAAACCAACAACTCGCCCTCAAACGCGCCCAAGTAGTGCGCGAGGCGCTGATCCGTCAAGGGGTGGCAGGGCAACGATTGCACGCGATCGGCAAGAGTGAAGGCCCGGTGGATGTGGAATCGAATCAACCTTTATTGTTAAGTCGGGTCGTTGTGTTCGAGCTTATGGCATCAGGGAGCGAGAAATAA
- a CDS encoding Rab family GTPase yields the protein MSKISKKMCMIGDFGVGKTSLIRRFVEREFSDRYLSTVGVKISRKTVELTDVEARGDVSLQLLIWDLEGHTKFKAIAPSYLQGSSGALVVADLTREETVDRIDEHIKLFASVNKSGSVAIALNKTDLVEPEKLPMLLGIAKASLDRLSEAERSRAIATFTTSAKTGKDVDSIFEKLSYTMLESAK from the coding sequence ATGTCAAAGATTTCTAAGAAAATGTGCATGATCGGCGATTTTGGGGTGGGTAAAACCAGCTTAATTCGCCGATTCGTGGAACGGGAATTCAGCGATCGCTATTTGTCTACGGTCGGGGTGAAGATCTCGCGCAAAACGGTCGAACTGACTGACGTTGAGGCTCGTGGCGATGTCAGTTTGCAGTTGCTGATTTGGGATTTGGAAGGTCATACGAAGTTCAAGGCGATCGCCCCGTCTTACTTGCAAGGGTCGAGTGGGGCGCTGGTGGTGGCGGATTTGACTCGGGAAGAAACGGTCGATCGCATCGACGAACATATCAAGTTATTCGCTTCGGTCAACAAGTCCGGTTCGGTGGCGATCGCCCTCAATAAAACTGATTTGGTCGAACCGGAAAAATTACCGATGCTCTTGGGAATTGCCAAGGCTTCCCTCGATCGCCTCTCCGAGGCGGAGCGATCGCGCGCGATCGCCACGTTCACGACCTCCGCAAAAACGGGCAAGGATGTAGACTCGATTTTTGAAAAACTCTCCTACACCATGCTCGAATCCGCTAAATAG
- the gatB gene encoding Asp-tRNA(Asn)/Glu-tRNA(Gln) amidotransferase subunit GatB, with the protein MTIAAPVSTQYEAVIGLETHCQLSTQTKIFSGSSTHFDAPPNTNIDPVCMGLPGVLPVLNEKVLEYAVKAGLALNCEIATYSKFDRKQYFYPDLPKNYQISQYDLPIAKNGWLEIEIVDEDGSATRKRIGITRAHMEEDAGKLVHAGSDRLSGSAYSLVDYNRTGVALIEIVSEPDMRSGQEAAEYAQELRRIVRYLGISDGNMQEGSLRCDVNISVRPVGQEQFGVKVEIKNMNSFSAIARAIDYEIDRQITAIEAGEAIVQETRLWEEGSQRTISMRTKEGSSDYRYFPEPDLGPIEVSAFQLEEWKSELPELPAAKRHRYETELGLSPYDTRVLTEDRQVAEYFEATVESGGDTKQAANWIMGDITAYLKNEKLNITEIALSPRDLAELIGLIDSKTISGKIAKDLLPQLLSEGGSPKKLVESKGLTQISDTGELEKIIDELLAAHPQEVEQFRNGKTKLKGFFVGQVMKRTSGRADPKLTNQLLEPKLKG; encoded by the coding sequence ATGACCATAGCTGCGCCCGTGAGCACCCAATACGAAGCCGTCATCGGCTTGGAAACTCACTGTCAACTCAGTACCCAAACCAAGATTTTTTCCGGGTCTTCCACCCACTTCGACGCCCCACCCAATACCAATATCGATCCGGTGTGCATGGGACTGCCGGGGGTGCTTCCCGTATTGAACGAGAAAGTTCTCGAATATGCGGTAAAAGCGGGTTTGGCCCTCAATTGCGAAATTGCGACGTACAGCAAATTCGACCGCAAGCAGTATTTTTATCCGGATTTACCCAAAAATTATCAAATTTCTCAGTACGACTTGCCGATCGCCAAAAATGGCTGGCTGGAAATCGAAATCGTCGATGAAGATGGCAGCGCCACCCGCAAGCGCATCGGGATCACTCGCGCTCACATGGAAGAAGATGCGGGCAAACTGGTTCACGCGGGCAGCGATCGCCTCTCCGGTTCGGCCTATTCCCTCGTAGACTACAATCGCACCGGGGTGGCCCTGATCGAAATTGTCTCGGAACCGGACATGCGATCGGGTCAAGAAGCGGCGGAATACGCCCAAGAACTGCGCCGGATCGTCCGCTATCTCGGCATTAGCGACGGCAACATGCAAGAAGGATCCTTGCGTTGCGATGTCAATATTTCTGTACGTCCCGTCGGACAAGAGCAGTTCGGCGTCAAGGTCGAAATTAAAAATATGAACTCGTTTAGCGCGATCGCCCGCGCCATCGATTACGAAATCGACCGCCAAATTACCGCGATCGAAGCCGGAGAGGCGATCGTTCAAGAAACCCGTCTCTGGGAAGAAGGGAGTCAACGCACGATTAGTATGCGTACTAAGGAAGGTTCCAGCGATTATCGCTACTTCCCCGAACCGGATTTAGGCCCGATCGAAGTTTCCGCCTTCCAACTCGAAGAGTGGAAGTCCGAACTCCCGGAACTCCCCGCCGCAAAACGTCACCGTTACGAAACCGAACTGGGTCTTTCTCCCTACGACACCCGCGTTTTAACGGAAGACCGCCAAGTGGCCGAATATTTCGAGGCGACGGTGGAATCCGGCGGCGATACTAAACAAGCCGCTAACTGGATCATGGGCGATATTACGGCTTATCTGAAAAATGAAAAACTCAATATTACCGAGATCGCCCTCTCTCCGAGGGATCTCGCCGAGTTGATCGGGTTAATCGACTCGAAAACGATCAGTGGCAAAATTGCCAAAGATTTACTTCCCCAACTGCTCTCGGAAGGCGGTTCGCCCAAAAAGTTGGTCGAAAGCAAGGGTTTGACCCAAATTTCCGATACGGGCGAGTTGGAGAAGATTATCGACGAGTTACTCGCGGCCCATCCCCAGGAGGTCGAACAATTCCGTAATGGGAAAACGAAACTCAAGGGCTTTTTTGTCGGTCAGGTGATGAAACGCACGAGCGGACGCGCCGACCCCAAACTCACCAATCAACTGCTCGAACCGAAGTTAAAAGGTTGA
- a CDS encoding class I SAM-dependent methyltransferase produces MATILRDWSYRYQWLYDSISAVAALAVGGPRRFHQLPLQGVTLTPDSAVLDLCCGSAQATRYLVKYSQNVTGLDASPLSITRAKNNVPEADYVEGFAENMPFSDARFDLVHTSVALHEMQPDQLRQILAEVYRVLKPGGQFVLIDLHRPTNPLFWPGLAAFMALFETETAWRLLETDLPGLLREAGLAVQECQLYAGGTLQRIRSCRL; encoded by the coding sequence GTGGCAACAATTCTCAGAGACTGGAGTTATCGATATCAGTGGCTTTACGACAGCATTTCCGCCGTCGCCGCTCTCGCCGTCGGCGGTCCGCGTCGCTTTCACCAGTTACCGCTTCAAGGGGTCACCCTCACCCCAGACAGCGCCGTCCTCGATTTATGTTGCGGCAGCGCCCAAGCCACTCGATATCTGGTGAAGTATTCGCAAAATGTCACCGGACTCGATGCCTCCCCTCTCTCGATAACACGGGCTAAAAATAACGTTCCCGAAGCGGATTACGTCGAAGGCTTTGCGGAAAACATGCCCTTTTCAGACGCTCGCTTCGACCTCGTGCATACCAGCGTCGCCCTCCACGAAATGCAACCGGACCAATTGCGCCAAATCCTCGCTGAGGTCTATCGCGTCTTGAAACCGGGAGGTCAATTCGTGCTGATCGACCTCCACCGCCCCACGAATCCGCTTTTTTGGCCGGGTTTGGCAGCTTTTATGGCCTTATTTGAAACCGAAACGGCGTGGCGACTGCTCGAAACCGACTTACCTGGGTTACTACGCGAGGCGGGATTGGCGGTGCAAGAGTGCCAACTGTATGCCGGGGGGACATTGCAGAGGATTCGCTCTTGTAGATTGTAG